AACGAGACGCAACCGGCCGCCGCACGCAAGGCGACCGGTTGTCGTTCTTCATTACGTTGCGAGATCGGTCACGGATTAGCGTCCTGCCAGTCCGGTCGCGCCAGCCGGAAGACCGCTGATGCTCTGCAACGGATTCAAGGAGCCGTCAGCTTTCACCAGAAACGCGCTGATGGTGCCATTTCCGTTGCGGACGTACAGAAAACGGCTGCCGGTGGACAGCGTCATGTCCGCGGGCGAACTTCCAGTTCCGGTGATTCCGGTCACGCCGTCCGCGTTAAGCAGGTTCAATGAACCGTCCGACGCAATCCGGAAACCGGAAATTGTGCCGCTGCCCGTGTTGGCGGTATAAGCGAAACGGCCGTCGTCGGTCACGGCGACCCAGCAGGCTGAGGATTCAGTCGTAGGAACGGAGGGACTGACAACTTCCAGATTTCCGTCATCGTCGAGATCGTACGACGAAGCGGCGCTTGCGCCTGCTGCACCGCCGAACGCTTCGGAGACGATTAAATCGTGTCCGCGCAAAGCAAAGCCGAACGGGGTTTGACCGGAGGATTGAAAGTGCCTGGCGCTGTCAATTGAGCCGTCGTTGTCCACCGTGAAGGTGTCAATCACACTGGTATCCTTCTCCGTGACGACAAGCACTTCGCCGTCGGTTGAAAAACTGATTTCCGCCGGGTTTGTATTATCGGCGCTCAAAGCGTGAGTTGCATGGGCCAGCGGGAACAGTCGACCGGCGAAAAACACGAAGCCAGCGATGCTGTCCTTGTCTCCGTCCTGACCACCTGCGTTAAGTACGAACAAGAAATTGCGATGTAACGCCAGGCTGATGGGGTGTTTGCCTTCGGAGGGTACCTTGTGGACCAAAACCAGCCCCGTGGGGGCAACGAGGAAAACCGAAATCTCGTCACTTCCGGCGTTGCAAGCGAACAACCAGCGCCCATTGGCACTAAGAACCACGGCACCCTGGCTGGCGAGACCAGCGCCCGTGCCACGGCCTCCGGTCGCGAACGAGCCGTCTGCTCTCAATTTTCCATCTGCACCGCGCTGGTAAGCCAGTACATGATTTGCCGCGGCGGCGTTGTCCATCGTGAATACCGCGCCACCTTCTCCTCGC
The DNA window shown above is from Candidatus Angelobacter sp. and carries:
- a CDS encoding beta-propeller fold lactonase family protein — its product is MKLDSLIRLSAVALALALIPSLTQASDRGDDNRRGEGGAVFTMDNAAAANHVLAYQRGADGKLRADGSFATGGRGTGAGLASQGAVVLSANGRWLFACNAGSDEISVFLVAPTGLVLVHKVPSEGKHPISLALHRNFLFVLNAGGQDGDKDSIAGFVFFAGRLFPLAHATHALSADNTNPAEISFSTDGEVLVVTEKDTSVIDTFTVDNDGSIDSARHFQSSGQTPFGFALRGHDLIVSEAFGGAAGASAASSYDLDDDGNLEVVSPSVPTTESSACWVAVTDDGRFAYTANTGSGTISGFRIASDGSLNLLNADGVTGITGTGSSPADMTLSTGSRFLYVRNGNGTISAFLVKADGSLNPLQSISGLPAGATGLAGR